The following are from one region of the Salvia hispanica cultivar TCC Black 2014 chromosome 1, UniMelb_Shisp_WGS_1.0, whole genome shotgun sequence genome:
- the LOC125221724 gene encoding DELLA protein GAI-like has translation MKRDRDRGKAAASASAKPSMWPEPQPDAGMDELFAVLGYKVKSSDMADVAEKLEQLEMAMGTTADDGVSVLADDTVHYNPSDLSGWVDNMLTELTGESSATNFAGEDDLRAIAGGAIFDSGNGCKRMKAAADVRSEFGEDSSAVQPRAVVVDSQETGVRLVHTLMACAEAVQQENMKLADALVKHVGLLAVSQIGAMRKVATYFAEALARRIYKIYPEEPLDSSLSDILQMHFYETGPYLKFAHFTANQAILEAFAGANRVHVIDFSLRQGMQWPALMQALALRPGGPPAFRLTGIGPPQPDNSDALQQVGWKLAQLAETIGVEFEFRGFVTNSLADLDAEMLEIRAGDEEETVAVNSVFELHQLLARPGAVEKVLNSINAMRPKIVTVVEQEANHNGGAFLDRFNESLHYYSTMFDSLESDGGGGQDLMMTEVYLGRQICNVVACDGPERVERHETLEQWRARMDSAGFDPVQLGSNAFKQASMLLAYFSSGEGYMVEERDGCLMLGWHTRPLIATSAWRIAAAED, from the coding sequence ATGAAGCGAGATCGTGATCGCGGCAAggccgccgcctccgcctccgccaaACCCAGCATGTGGCCGGAGCCTCAGCCCGACGCCGGCATGGACGAGCTCTTCGCCGTGCTCGGATACAAGGTCAAGTCCTCCGACATGGCTGACGTCGCCGAGAAGCTCGAGCAGCTGGAGATGGCCATGGGCACCACCGCCGATGACGGCGTTTCCGTCCTCGCCGACGACACCGTCCACTACAACCCCTCCGACCTCTCCGGCTGGGTCGACAACATGCTCACCGAGCTCACCGGCGAATCGTCTGCAACCAATTTCGCCGGCGAAGACGATTTGCGCGCGATTGCCGGCGGCGCCATTTTCGACTCGGGGAACGGCTGCAAGAGGATGAAGGCGGCGGCGGACGTCAGATCTGAATTCGGCGAGGATTCATCAGCGGTGCAGCCGCGGGCGGTGGTGGTGGACTCGCAGGAGACGGGTGTGCGGCTGGTGCACACGCTCATGGCGTGCGCGGAGGCGGTGCAGCAGGAGAACATGAAGCTGGCCGACGCGCTCGTGAAGCACGTGGGGCTACTCGCGGTGTCGCAGATCGGCGCTATGCGGAAAGTCGCCACTTACTTCGCGGAGGCTCTGGCGAGAAGGATTTACAAGATCTACCCGGAGGAGCCGCTCGATTCTTCCTTATCCGATATTTTGCAGATGCATTTCTACGAAACCGGTCCCTATCTCAAATTCGCACATTTCACCGCGAATCAGGCGATTCTGGAGGCTTTCGCCGGCGCGAATCGTGTTCATGTGATCGATTTCAGCTTGAGGCAGGGGATGCAGTGGCCGGCGCTGATGCAGGCGCTGGCTCTGCGGCCCGGGGGCCCGCCGGCGTTCAGGTTGACCGGGATCGGGCCGCCGCAGCCCGATAACAGCGATGCCTTGCAGCAGGTAGGGTGGAAATTGGCGCAGCTAGCTGAAACGATAGGCGTGGAGTTCGAATTCCGTGGATTCGTGACGAATTCGCTGGCCGATCTGGATGCGGAGATGCTGGAAATTAGGGCGGGCGACGAGGAGGAGACGGTGGCGGTGAATTCCGTTTTCGAGCTGCACCAGCTGCTGGCCCGGCCCGGCGCGGTTGAGAAGGTTCTGAATTCGATCAATGCGATGCGGCCGAAGATCGTGACGGTGGTGGAGCAGGAGGCGAACCACAACGGCGGCGCGTTTCTGGACCGGTTCAACGAGTCGCTGCACTACTACTCGACCATGTTCGACTcgctggagtcagacggcggcGGGGGTCAGGATCTGATGATGACGGAGGTGTACCTGGGGCGGCAGATATGCAACGTGGTGGCCTGCGACGGGCCGGAGCGGGTGGAGCGGCACGAGACGCTGGAGCAGTGGCGGGCGAGGATGGACTCGGCCGGGTTCGACCCGGTCCAACTCGGATCCAACGCGTTCAAGCAGGCGAGCATGCTGCTCGCCTACTTCTCCAGCGGAGAGGGCTACATGGTGGAGGAAAGAGACGGGTGCCTGATGCTCGGGTGGCACACTCGCCCGCTCATCGCCACCTCGGCGTGGCGGATCGCGGCTGCGGAAGACTGA
- the LOC125202074 gene encoding protein RSI-1-like, giving the protein MGARPYNTLLLVLSLLFLITLSNVVEGRYTNLPLKACKPRCTYRCSATSHKKPCMLYCQKCCATCRCVPPGVYGHKEICPCYNNWKTKEGRPKCP; this is encoded by the exons ATGGGAGCACGCCCCTACAACACTTTGTTGCTGGTTTTGTCACTTCTTTTCTTGATCACCCTCTCCAATGTTGTTGAG GGCCGGTACACTAATCTCCCTCTCAAAG CCTGCAAACCACGATGCACGTACCGGTGCTCGGCAACGTCGCACAAGAAACCTTGTATGCTCTACTGCCAGAAGTGCTGCGCTACGTGTCGTTGCGTGCCGCCCGGAGTTTATGGGCACAAGGAAATATGCCCTTGCTACAACAACTGGAAGACCAAAGAGGGCCGCCCAAAATGCCcttaa